In Salinibacterium sp. ZJ70, one DNA window encodes the following:
- the pgm gene encoding phosphoglucomutase (alpha-D-glucose-1,6-bisphosphate-dependent): MTSRAGTPALASDLIDVHELIDAYYHRTPDMSDPAQRVAFGTSGHRGSSLDGAFTETHIAAITQAIVEYRTAQGITGPLFIGSDTHALSAPAQTTALGVLEANGVHALVDEFDDYVPTPALSRAIIRYNTEHPGGPQADGIVITPSHNPPRDGGFKYNPPHGGPADSDATSWIANRANEIIENGSRDVRFAEPSAIDTYDFRGAYVEDLANVINMNAIAASGLKLGADPLGGASVNYWKAIAERYEIDLEVVNPIVDPTWGFMTLDWDEKIRMDPSSPSAMASVVARAGDFAILTGNDADADRHGIVTPDGGLMNPNHYLAVAVRYLFEHRPGWGADAAIGKTLVSSSMIDRVASALGRRLWEVPVGFKWFVPGLVDGSVGFGGEESAGASFLTLEGTAWTTDKDGIILALLAAEIRAVTGKSPSELYRELTEEFGDPAYARVDAAATPEQKARLGKLSPEDITATTLAGDPITAKLSHAPGNGAAIGGVKVESEHAWFAARPSGTENVYKIYAESFRGPEHLAQVQAEAKQIVDAALGS; this comes from the coding sequence ATGACCTCGCGCGCTGGAACCCCCGCCCTCGCATCCGACCTCATCGACGTGCACGAGCTCATCGATGCGTACTACCACCGCACGCCCGACATGTCGGATCCCGCGCAGCGGGTCGCCTTCGGCACAAGCGGGCACCGGGGTTCGAGCCTCGACGGCGCGTTCACCGAGACCCACATCGCCGCCATCACGCAGGCGATCGTCGAGTACCGCACCGCGCAGGGCATCACCGGTCCGCTGTTCATCGGGTCCGACACTCACGCGCTCTCCGCCCCCGCGCAGACGACCGCGCTCGGCGTCCTCGAAGCCAATGGGGTGCATGCGCTCGTCGACGAGTTCGACGACTACGTGCCGACGCCGGCACTCAGCCGCGCGATCATCCGCTACAACACGGAGCACCCGGGCGGGCCGCAGGCGGACGGCATCGTCATCACCCCCAGCCACAACCCGCCCCGTGACGGCGGCTTCAAGTACAACCCCCCGCACGGCGGCCCCGCCGACTCCGACGCGACCTCCTGGATCGCGAATCGCGCCAACGAGATCATCGAGAACGGCAGCCGCGATGTGCGCTTCGCCGAGCCGAGCGCGATCGACACCTACGACTTCCGCGGCGCCTATGTCGAGGACCTCGCGAACGTCATCAACATGAACGCGATCGCCGCATCCGGTCTCAAGCTCGGGGCCGACCCGCTCGGCGGCGCGAGCGTCAACTACTGGAAGGCGATCGCCGAGCGGTACGAGATCGACCTCGAGGTCGTGAACCCGATCGTCGACCCGACCTGGGGTTTCATGACGCTCGACTGGGACGAGAAGATCCGCATGGATCCGTCGTCGCCGTCGGCGATGGCCTCCGTCGTGGCGCGCGCGGGCGACTTCGCGATCCTCACCGGCAACGATGCGGATGCCGATCGACACGGAATCGTCACCCCCGACGGCGGACTCATGAACCCGAACCACTACCTCGCGGTGGCGGTCAGGTACCTCTTCGAGCACCGGCCCGGCTGGGGCGCGGATGCCGCGATCGGCAAGACGCTCGTGTCGAGCTCGATGATCGACCGTGTCGCATCCGCGCTCGGGCGGCGGCTCTGGGAGGTTCCCGTCGGATTCAAGTGGTTCGTACCGGGTCTCGTGGACGGTTCGGTCGGTTTCGGCGGCGAGGAGTCGGCGGGCGCGAGCTTCCTGACGCTCGAGGGTACGGCGTGGACGACCGACAAGGACGGCATCATCCTCGCGCTCCTCGCGGCCGAGATCCGCGCCGTCACCGGCAAGAGCCCGAGCGAGCTGTACCGCGAGCTGACCGAGGAGTTCGGCGACCCCGCGTATGCGCGTGTGGACGCCGCAGCGACCCCGGAGCAGAAGGCGCGGCTCGGCAAGCTCTCCCCCGAGGACATCACCGCAACGACCCTCGCGGGCGACCCGATCACGGCGAAGCTCTCGCACGCGCCCGGCAACGGCGCGGCGATCGGCGGCGTCAAGGTCGAATCCGAGCACGCCTGGTTCGCGGCGCGGCCCTCGGGAACCGAGAACGTCTACAAGATCTACGCCGAGTCGTTCCGGGGCCCCGAGCATCTCGCCCAGGTGCAGGCCGAGGCGAAGCAGATCGTCGACGCCGCCCTCGGCAGCTGA
- a CDS encoding amidase domain-containing protein, which translates to MSVLERDPADAAPAPIRPRRDPRVERRHRLRRTILVAVGALAVIAIAIGVIVLPPVVARANAVARYDSARTEIQSIRTTLDGVLGADASGPAASLEQLDAVLAVESTLIDAAARDELRSTVESATASIIGDDASALSRPALDVEEATVEQLEAESAALEAALPALRDAVAAAPAKADEAAAQIGAAFTAFTDGIRSRGQELYNQWSDAEKSTEDAFFQSIDAALAAAPEELGAALQTAEAASEAMIASAQAYRDEIIAAADGVSTQPTGGDVNAQMSYLLTWWETYNEAEWGDYNPYGGDCVNFTSQGLIQRGWQMDDTWNSPGAKGFASKAWISTTAMEAYLKKLGFRSNDNDHLDRVRVGDVGIFDWGERGGGVDHTMTVSKVEYTADGPVVYFVSHNADGDYRELQHTLFEQHSDSLVRIYSIP; encoded by the coding sequence GTGAGTGTGCTCGAGAGGGACCCGGCAGACGCCGCACCCGCCCCCATCCGACCGCGTCGCGACCCGCGCGTCGAGCGCCGACATCGACTGCGTCGCACGATCCTCGTCGCCGTCGGAGCACTCGCCGTGATCGCGATCGCGATCGGCGTCATCGTGCTGCCTCCCGTGGTCGCGCGTGCGAACGCCGTGGCGCGCTATGACAGCGCCCGCACCGAGATCCAGAGCATCCGCACCACCCTCGACGGCGTGCTCGGCGCGGATGCCAGCGGGCCCGCGGCCTCCCTCGAGCAGCTCGACGCGGTGCTCGCCGTCGAGAGCACCCTGATCGACGCCGCCGCTCGCGACGAGCTGCGCAGCACCGTCGAGAGCGCGACCGCCTCGATCATCGGCGACGACGCATCCGCTCTCTCGCGTCCTGCGCTCGACGTCGAAGAGGCCACCGTGGAGCAGCTCGAGGCCGAATCCGCCGCGCTCGAAGCGGCGCTTCCGGCACTGCGTGACGCCGTCGCCGCCGCCCCCGCGAAGGCTGACGAGGCCGCCGCGCAGATCGGGGCTGCCTTCACCGCCTTCACCGACGGCATCCGCAGCCGCGGCCAGGAGCTGTACAACCAGTGGTCGGATGCCGAGAAGAGCACCGAGGACGCCTTCTTCCAGAGCATCGACGCGGCTCTCGCCGCCGCACCCGAGGAGCTCGGGGCCGCGCTGCAGACCGCCGAGGCGGCATCCGAGGCCATGATCGCGAGCGCGCAGGCCTACCGGGACGAGATCATCGCCGCGGCGGACGGGGTCAGCACCCAGCCGACCGGCGGCGACGTGAACGCCCAGATGAGCTACCTCCTCACCTGGTGGGAGACCTACAACGAAGCCGAGTGGGGCGACTACAACCCCTACGGCGGCGACTGCGTGAACTTCACCAGCCAGGGCCTCATCCAGCGCGGCTGGCAGATGGACGACACCTGGAATTCGCCGGGCGCGAAGGGCTTCGCCTCGAAGGCGTGGATCTCGACCACGGCGATGGAGGCGTACCTCAAGAAGCTCGGCTTCCGCTCGAACGACAACGATCACCTCGACCGCGTGCGCGTCGGCGACGTCGGCATCTTCGACTGGGGCGAGCGCGGCGGCGGCGTCGACCACACGATGACCGTGTCGAAGGTCGAGTACACGGCTGACGGTCCCGTCGTGTACTTCGTGAGCCACAACGCCGACGGCGACTACCGCGAGCTGCAGCACACGCTCTTCGAGCAGCACTCGGACTCGCTCGTCCGCATCTACTCGATCCCGTAA
- a CDS encoding ABC transporter substrate-binding protein — MTVKLSRRTASVAAIAGSAALILSGCSSTDNGGSSDKPITLTITTFGTMGIDVNYAAYEKENPGIKIEATNLADGGAGRDDAYAKIAAGTGLSDVVAIEEGWLSTIAAVSDAFVDLRDHGIEDTKDQWLDWKYKQGTDAEGRVFGAGLDIGPQGLCFRGDLFEAAGLPGDREGFAAAIGGEDATWESFFEFGQQYTAASGKAFYHNPSFMWNSFVNQQEEGYYKKDGVTLNIEGNEAMKAQLDLIVENANIGAGLGGWGVGEQAKNDEFAVYVCPSWMLGVVSGYYDAGTTGTGWDFADVLPGGAANWGGAFLGVSESSEHKEEAAKLALWLAAPAQQAAAFEAAGPFPSTIEGQELVADSTSAFFNDAPVGQIFTNRAKGVVAQVKGEEDSVIQDNVFGPVLDRISQGEITDGDTAWNEAITLLNQLVP, encoded by the coding sequence GTGACCGTGAAGCTCTCACGACGCACCGCCTCTGTCGCCGCGATCGCCGGGTCCGCTGCGCTCATCCTCTCCGGATGCAGCAGCACGGACAACGGCGGTTCGAGCGACAAGCCCATCACCCTGACCATCACCACCTTCGGCACCATGGGCATCGACGTGAACTACGCCGCCTATGAGAAGGAGAACCCCGGCATCAAGATCGAGGCGACCAACCTCGCTGACGGTGGCGCTGGCCGCGACGACGCCTACGCGAAGATCGCTGCCGGCACCGGCCTGAGCGACGTCGTCGCGATCGAAGAGGGCTGGCTCTCGACCATCGCCGCGGTGTCCGACGCGTTCGTCGACCTGCGCGACCACGGCATCGAGGACACCAAGGACCAGTGGCTCGACTGGAAGTACAAGCAGGGCACCGACGCTGAGGGCCGCGTCTTCGGCGCCGGCCTCGACATCGGACCGCAGGGCCTCTGCTTCCGTGGCGACCTCTTCGAGGCGGCCGGCCTGCCCGGCGACCGCGAGGGCTTCGCCGCCGCCATCGGCGGAGAGGACGCGACCTGGGAGTCGTTCTTCGAGTTCGGTCAGCAGTACACCGCTGCCTCGGGCAAGGCCTTCTACCACAACCCCTCGTTCATGTGGAACTCCTTCGTGAACCAGCAGGAAGAGGGCTACTACAAGAAGGACGGCGTGACCCTCAACATCGAGGGCAACGAGGCCATGAAGGCGCAGCTCGACCTCATCGTCGAGAACGCCAACATCGGCGCCGGCCTCGGCGGCTGGGGCGTGGGCGAGCAGGCCAAGAACGACGAGTTCGCGGTCTACGTCTGCCCGTCGTGGATGCTCGGTGTTGTGAGCGGCTACTACGACGCCGGCACCACCGGCACCGGCTGGGACTTCGCTGACGTCCTGCCCGGCGGCGCAGCCAACTGGGGCGGCGCGTTCCTCGGTGTTTCCGAGTCGAGCGAGCACAAGGAAGAGGCCGCCAAGCTCGCGCTCTGGCTCGCCGCTCCCGCTCAGCAGGCCGCTGCCTTCGAGGCTGCCGGTCCGTTCCCCTCGACCATCGAGGGCCAGGAGCTCGTCGCTGACTCGACGAGCGCGTTCTTCAACGACGCGCCCGTCGGTCAGATCTTCACCAACCGTGCCAAGGGCGTCGTCGCCCAGGTGAAGGGCGAGGAAGACTCCGTCATCCAGGACAACGTCTTCGGACCGGTCCTCGACCGCATCAGCCAGGGCGAGATCACCGATGGTGACACCGCCTGGAACGAGGCGATCACGCTGCTGAACCAGCTGGTTCCGTAA
- a CDS encoding carbohydrate ABC transporter permease, with protein MSTLQAGRSAPQLTFRQKLSNFDYKASPYFYISPFFIMFAVLGLFPIIYTVNVSLYDWHLLKGQGDFVGLKNFELTLNDPMFWNAFFNTFSIFLLSAVPQLIMATIIAAVLDQAIRASTFWRMTVLLPYIAAPVAVAVIFTQIFNQHGGPIAGALEALDLPEIRWGFDPFPSHLAIATMVNWRWTGYNALILLAAMQAIPRDVYESAALDGAGRVRRFRSITIPMIRPTMIFVVITSTIGGLQIFTEPTLFDPASYGGANRQFQTIVLYLYEMAFPRRDFGRAAATAWILFLIVILVGLVNYALSRMIATQDIKNVRPPKASSHRAIGGSK; from the coding sequence ATGAGCACTCTCCAAGCAGGACGCTCAGCCCCGCAGCTGACGTTCCGGCAGAAGCTCTCGAACTTCGATTACAAGGCTTCGCCGTACTTCTACATCTCGCCGTTCTTCATCATGTTCGCGGTGCTGGGGCTCTTCCCCATCATCTACACGGTGAACGTCTCGCTCTACGACTGGCACCTGCTCAAGGGCCAGGGCGACTTCGTGGGCCTCAAGAACTTCGAGCTCACCCTCAACGACCCGATGTTCTGGAACGCGTTCTTCAACACGTTCAGCATCTTCCTGCTGTCGGCTGTCCCGCAGCTGATCATGGCGACGATCATCGCCGCCGTCCTCGACCAGGCGATCCGCGCGAGCACCTTCTGGCGCATGACCGTGCTGCTGCCCTACATCGCAGCCCCGGTCGCCGTCGCCGTCATCTTCACCCAGATCTTCAACCAGCACGGCGGGCCCATCGCCGGCGCACTCGAGGCGCTCGATCTGCCCGAGATCCGCTGGGGCTTCGATCCCTTCCCGTCGCACCTCGCGATCGCCACGATGGTGAACTGGCGCTGGACCGGCTACAACGCCCTGATCCTCCTCGCCGCCATGCAGGCCATCCCGCGTGACGTCTACGAGTCGGCAGCCCTCGATGGCGCTGGCCGCGTGCGTCGCTTCCGGTCGATCACGATCCCGATGATCCGCCCGACGATGATCTTCGTCGTCATCACCTCCACCATCGGCGGTCTGCAGATCTTCACCGAGCCGACGCTGTTCGACCCCGCCTCGTACGGTGGCGCGAACCGTCAGTTCCAGACGATCGTGCTCTACCTGTACGAGATGGCGTTCCCGCGCCGCGACTTCGGCCGCGCCGCCGCCACGGCATGGATCCTCTTCCTCATCGTCATCCTCGTGGGATTGGTGAACTACGCGCTCTCGCGCATGATCGCCACCCAGGACATCAAGAACGTGCGCCCGCCCAAGGCGAGCTCGCACCGTGCAATCGGGGGCAGCAAGTGA
- a CDS encoding carbohydrate ABC transporter permease — MTTTINPTRRATVPPADDRELKKRKARFYDKPGWLTYGLLGAFFLGSVFPLWWSFVMGSRQASDINLVPPAVIPGPNFLTNLVKVFETVDFAKALLNSVIISGAITVSVVFFSTLAGYAFAKLTFKGRNPLMIAVIATMAIPTQLGIIPLFMMVSELKLTNTLGAVIIPGLVSAFGVFFMRQYLVDTIPDELIEAARMDGASMWGTFWHVALPSARPAMAVLALFIFMGTWTDFLWPLLVLGPRNPSVQTALAALSASGGHTPDHSMVLAGAIISIIPLLILFLIAGKQLIAGIMSGAVKG; from the coding sequence GTGACCACGACCATCAACCCCACCCGCCGCGCGACCGTGCCGCCCGCGGATGACCGCGAGCTCAAGAAGCGCAAGGCGCGCTTCTACGACAAGCCCGGCTGGCTGACCTACGGTCTGCTCGGTGCGTTCTTCCTGGGCTCCGTCTTCCCGCTGTGGTGGTCGTTCGTCATGGGTTCGCGCCAGGCGTCCGACATCAACCTCGTGCCGCCGGCCGTCATCCCCGGGCCGAACTTCCTCACGAACCTCGTCAAGGTGTTCGAGACGGTCGACTTCGCCAAGGCGCTGCTCAACAGCGTCATCATCTCGGGCGCGATCACCGTCTCGGTCGTCTTCTTCTCGACCCTCGCGGGCTACGCGTTCGCGAAGCTGACGTTCAAGGGGCGCAACCCGCTCATGATCGCCGTCATCGCGACCATGGCGATTCCGACGCAGCTCGGCATCATCCCGCTGTTCATGATGGTCTCGGAGCTCAAGCTCACCAACACGCTCGGAGCGGTGATCATCCCTGGTCTCGTGAGCGCGTTCGGCGTGTTCTTCATGCGCCAGTACCTGGTCGACACGATCCCCGACGAGCTCATCGAGGCCGCGCGAATGGACGGCGCCTCGATGTGGGGAACGTTCTGGCACGTGGCGCTCCCGTCGGCCCGTCCCGCGATGGCCGTGCTCGCTCTGTTCATCTTCATGGGCACCTGGACCGACTTCCTGTGGCCTCTCCTCGTGCTCGGGCCGAGGAATCCCAGCGTGCAGACGGCGCTCGCGGCCCTCTCCGCCTCCGGCGGCCACACCCCCGACCACTCGATGGTGCTCGCGGGTGCGATCATCTCGATCATCCCGCTGCTCATCCTGTTCCTGATCGCAGGCAAGCAGCTCATCGCGGGCATCATGTCCGGGGCGGTGAAGGGCTGA
- a CDS encoding GH1 family beta-glucosidase has product MALALPDGFQWPDGFLWGAATAAAQIEGASHEDGKLDSIWDHFAKTPGNIANGEDLSVAVDHYHRMPQDVQLMKSLGLDSYRFSVSWARVKPADGPVNAKGLDFYSRLVDELLANGILPWLTLYHWDLPQAVEETGGWTNRDTSQRFLDYAIAVHEKLGDRVDHWTTFNEPLCSSLIGYAGGEHAPGRQEPRAGLAAIHHQHLAHGLAVKELRSRGAQELGITLNLTNAIPNDPTDPVDLDAARRLDAIWNRAYMDPILRGSYPADFLEDVRDHRFEELIHDGDLETIHQPIDFLGVNHYHDDNVSGHPLPADHPKGLRPTEKTTSNWFVGSEFITGPTRGLPQTAMGWEINPDGLRQLLVRLGEEYPNLPPLYITENGSAWDDVIAEDGEVHDAQRVDFLERHLEAVAQAMTEGADVRGYFAWSLMDNFEWAWGYEKRFGIVYVDYETQKRTVKDSGKTFAAIAAEARAARVAG; this is encoded by the coding sequence ATGGCGCTGGCTCTCCCCGACGGCTTCCAGTGGCCGGACGGGTTCCTCTGGGGTGCCGCCACGGCGGCCGCGCAGATCGAGGGCGCCTCCCACGAGGACGGCAAGCTCGACTCCATCTGGGACCACTTCGCGAAGACTCCCGGCAACATCGCCAACGGCGAGGACCTCTCGGTCGCGGTGGATCACTACCACCGCATGCCGCAGGACGTGCAGCTCATGAAGTCGCTCGGGCTCGACTCGTACCGCTTCTCGGTGAGCTGGGCGCGCGTCAAGCCCGCCGACGGCCCGGTCAACGCGAAGGGTCTCGACTTCTACAGCCGGCTCGTCGACGAGCTCCTCGCCAACGGCATCCTTCCGTGGCTCACGCTCTACCACTGGGATCTCCCCCAGGCGGTGGAGGAGACCGGCGGATGGACGAACCGCGACACCTCGCAGCGCTTCCTCGACTACGCGATCGCGGTGCACGAGAAGCTCGGCGACCGCGTCGACCACTGGACGACGTTCAATGAGCCGCTGTGCTCGTCGCTCATCGGCTACGCCGGCGGCGAGCACGCTCCCGGACGCCAGGAGCCGCGCGCCGGCCTCGCGGCCATCCACCACCAGCACCTCGCGCACGGTCTCGCCGTGAAGGAGCTGCGCTCGCGCGGCGCCCAGGAGCTCGGCATCACGCTCAACCTCACGAACGCGATCCCGAACGACCCGACCGACCCGGTCGACCTCGATGCGGCCCGCCGGCTCGACGCGATCTGGAACCGCGCGTACATGGATCCGATCCTGCGCGGCTCCTACCCGGCGGACTTCCTGGAGGACGTCAGGGATCACCGCTTCGAGGAGCTCATCCACGACGGCGACCTGGAGACCATCCACCAGCCGATCGACTTCCTCGGGGTGAACCACTACCACGACGACAACGTGTCGGGGCATCCTCTGCCCGCCGACCACCCGAAGGGCCTTCGCCCCACGGAGAAGACGACGTCGAACTGGTTCGTCGGCTCGGAGTTCATCACGGGCCCGACCCGTGGCCTCCCGCAGACGGCGATGGGCTGGGAGATCAACCCCGACGGCCTGCGCCAGCTGCTCGTGCGCCTCGGCGAGGAGTACCCGAACCTGCCGCCGCTCTACATCACCGAGAACGGCTCGGCGTGGGACGACGTCATCGCGGAGGACGGCGAGGTGCACGATGCACAGCGCGTCGACTTCCTCGAACGTCATCTCGAGGCGGTCGCGCAGGCGATGACCGAGGGGGCGGATGTGCGCGGTTACTTCGCGTGGTCGCTCATGGACAACTTCGAGTGGGCCTGGGGCTACGAGAAGCGCTTCGGCATCGTCTATGTCGACTACGAGACCCAGAAGCGGACCGTGAAGGACTCGGGCAAGACGTTCGCCGCGATCGCCGCCGAGGCGCGCGCCGCGCGCGTCGCCGGCTGA
- a CDS encoding LacI family DNA-binding transcriptional regulator produces MSADTHGGAPTLEMVAAAAGVSRSTVSRVINDSPKVTPEALAAVRKAIDELGYVPNRAARILASRRTQSIALVIPENTAKFFADPYFATVVQGIAMYLSDTDYTLSLLIASEKDAEKTRRYLQAGNVDGALLLSHHSEDRSYTQLANAIPVVFGGRPMSDESTSAYYIDVDNVEAARTVTQKLVDKGRRRIATIAGPSDMSAGVDRLEGWNQTLQAAGIATDLVEHGDFTPAGGEAAMRRLLERDPDIDGIFAANSLMASGALTVLRSRGKSVPHDLGLVTFDNDYAAQSSSPPLTTVEQPTVEQGRRMVDVLLHLIDGGTAPTITMMPTRVIERGSE; encoded by the coding sequence ATGAGCGCCGATACGCACGGTGGAGCACCGACCCTCGAGATGGTCGCCGCTGCCGCTGGCGTGTCGCGCTCGACGGTGTCGCGTGTGATCAACGACTCCCCGAAGGTCACGCCCGAGGCGCTCGCGGCCGTGCGGAAGGCGATCGACGAGCTCGGCTACGTGCCGAACCGCGCAGCCCGCATCCTCGCAAGCCGACGCACCCAGTCGATCGCGCTCGTCATCCCGGAGAACACCGCCAAGTTCTTCGCCGACCCGTACTTCGCGACGGTCGTGCAGGGCATCGCGATGTACCTGTCGGACACCGACTACACGCTGAGCCTTCTCATCGCGTCCGAGAAGGACGCCGAGAAGACGCGGCGCTACCTCCAGGCCGGCAACGTCGACGGGGCCCTGCTGCTCTCCCACCACTCGGAGGACCGCTCGTACACGCAGCTCGCCAACGCGATCCCTGTCGTGTTCGGCGGTCGGCCGATGAGCGACGAGAGCACGTCGGCGTACTACATCGACGTCGACAACGTCGAAGCCGCCCGCACGGTCACGCAGAAGCTCGTCGACAAGGGGCGACGCCGCATCGCCACGATCGCAGGCCCTTCCGACATGTCGGCCGGGGTCGACCGCCTCGAAGGCTGGAACCAGACGCTCCAGGCTGCGGGCATCGCGACGGACCTCGTCGAGCACGGCGACTTCACGCCCGCGGGCGGCGAGGCCGCGATGCGCCGGCTGCTCGAACGCGACCCCGACATCGACGGCATCTTCGCCGCGAACTCGCTCATGGCCTCCGGGGCGCTCACCGTGCTGCGCTCGCGCGGCAAGTCGGTGCCGCACGACCTGGGCCTCGTGACCTTCGACAACGACTACGCCGCCCAGTCGTCGAGCCCGCCGCTCACGACCGTCGAGCAGCCCACCGTCGAGCAGGGCCGGCGCATGGTCGACGTGCTGCTGCACCTCATCGACGGCGGCACCGCCCCCACGATCACGATGATGCCGACGCGCGTGATCGAGCGCGGATCGGAATAG
- a CDS encoding GNAT family N-acetyltransferase, which translates to MTDAQNTSDQVVDIPERNRFVLVRDGVEVGKALYARTGDTITFTHTVIEPEIQERGLGSMLAGAALDSVAAEGGTRVVAQCPFIAAYIERHPQYQPLLSD; encoded by the coding sequence ATGACGGACGCTCAGAACACCTCCGACCAGGTCGTCGACATCCCCGAACGGAATCGGTTCGTGCTCGTGCGCGATGGCGTGGAGGTCGGGAAGGCGCTCTACGCGCGCACCGGCGACACCATCACGTTCACCCACACCGTCATCGAACCGGAGATCCAGGAACGCGGACTCGGCTCGATGCTCGCCGGCGCGGCTCTCGATTCCGTCGCCGCCGAGGGTGGCACGCGTGTGGTGGCTCAGTGCCCGTTCATCGCCGCGTACATCGAGCGGCACCCGCAGTATCAGCCGCTGCTCTCGGACTGA
- a CDS encoding aspartate/glutamate racemase family protein has product MTHPRLAVIHTVASVSEDIQRRFAAAGLPEAKHVLDASLLDDLLAGVDPADVERHLRAHVDALACAEVVALSCSSLTPIVRGIRSPHGARIVTIDEPMAAIAVRHARLGVLCTSAATVAGSTVLLERAAAAAGRAVQLRVRFVDGAYDRLRAGDRDEHDALVLGTAADLAPDVDAVVLAQASLARLEPVIAAATGLPVLSSPDPFIAEIRAQLGLDEAAPSAP; this is encoded by the coding sequence GTGACTCATCCGCGGCTCGCGGTGATCCACACGGTCGCGAGCGTGAGCGAGGACATCCAGCGCCGGTTCGCAGCTGCGGGGCTCCCCGAGGCGAAGCACGTGCTCGACGCGAGCCTGCTCGATGACCTGCTGGCGGGTGTCGATCCGGCGGATGTCGAGCGGCATCTTCGCGCGCACGTCGACGCGCTCGCATGCGCGGAGGTGGTGGCCTTGTCGTGCTCGTCGCTCACGCCGATCGTGCGCGGCATCCGCTCGCCGCACGGTGCGCGGATCGTCACGATCGACGAGCCGATGGCCGCGATCGCCGTGCGGCACGCGCGACTCGGCGTGCTGTGCACGTCGGCCGCGACGGTCGCAGGCTCGACCGTGCTGCTCGAGCGCGCGGCGGCCGCGGCTGGTCGCGCCGTGCAGCTTCGGGTGCGCTTCGTCGACGGAGCCTACGATCGCCTGCGCGCGGGAGACCGGGATGAGCATGACGCGCTCGTCCTTGGCACTGCGGCCGATCTCGCCCCGGATGTCGACGCGGTGGTGCTCGCTCAGGCGTCGCTCGCGCGACTCGAGCCGGTGATCGCCGCGGCGACGGGCCTCCCGGTGCTGTCGTCACCCGACCCCTTCATCGCCGAGATCCGCGCACAGCTCGGGCTCGACGAGGCTGCGCCGAGCGCCCCCTGA
- a CDS encoding TIM barrel protein, with protein sequence MGRYTYINPSILIGELPLEEQLRLVREAGFSGVELWCPFDRADPSDADIERVIGIIRDSGLQLIGLNAYEGGMAIRNRGIACWPDADREFDASIEAARRVAVESGCRSINVLHGVRHPDEPAEVQDARAAVRTARAADALAADGITVTLEQLSHIEGYGLRTIEELHDALDRARAHLTSGSIMIQVDLFHLFNTDVDVSRYFAERIADIGHVQVADFPGRGAPGTGEQPIDALLDELIAHGYDRLIALEYERSEGDDPFAGVRP encoded by the coding sequence ATGGGCCGCTACACCTACATCAACCCCTCGATCCTCATCGGGGAGCTCCCGCTCGAGGAGCAGCTGCGCCTCGTGCGCGAAGCGGGCTTCTCCGGCGTCGAGCTCTGGTGCCCCTTCGACCGCGCTGACCCGAGCGACGCCGACATCGAGCGAGTCATCGGCATCATCCGCGACTCCGGGCTGCAGCTGATCGGCCTCAACGCCTACGAGGGCGGCATGGCGATCCGGAACCGGGGGATCGCGTGCTGGCCCGACGCGGACCGCGAGTTCGACGCGTCGATCGAGGCCGCGCGCCGCGTCGCCGTCGAGTCCGGCTGCCGCAGCATCAACGTGCTCCATGGCGTCCGGCACCCGGACGAGCCCGCTGAGGTGCAGGACGCCCGTGCCGCGGTGCGCACCGCCCGTGCCGCCGACGCTCTCGCTGCCGACGGCATCACCGTGACGCTCGAACAGCTGTCGCACATCGAGGGCTACGGCCTGCGCACGATCGAGGAGCTGCATGACGCGCTCGACCGGGCGCGCGCGCACCTCACGAGCGGCAGCATCATGATCCAGGTCGACCTGTTCCACCTCTTCAACACGGATGTGGATGTGTCGCGCTACTTCGCCGAGCGCATCGCGGACATCGGGCACGTGCAGGTCGCGGACTTCCCCGGGCGCGGCGCTCCCGGAACGGGCGAGCAGCCTATCGACGCCCTTCTCGATGAGCTCATCGCCCACGGCTACGACCGGCTCATCGCCCTGGAGTACGAGCGCTCCGAGGGGGACGACCCGTTCGCAGGCGTGCGTCCGTGA